CAGGAACATATCCCGTCCATGAAATGGTGAAATCGTTTGGCATCTCTAACTATAATTTCTCGCTCTAGGTACTTTGAAGCTAGCTTGCTGAAAGTATGGCAATCACTACAGACACGAAGATTTTTTGTGATTCGAATGGGGTTTCTATCAGTGCTAGCAAGTAAACCATATGCAATAGCTAGTCTTTCACTATGTCCTCTAAGCAACTTGACTTTTTCTTTCTCGTCCACCTTGTGCAAAACATATTTGGTTTGAGCCACATAACCTGCTTCCTTCTCCAATTTCTCAGTGAGATGAGCTAGTTTTTCATAAATCTTATCACACTCTGGGTGCGACTTGTCTTGAGCAACAAATGTATGAACCTTATTTCCTACCTCTATCCAGCTACATGCAGGATCTTTCTTCAGCCCTTTCCCTTTCATTGTTACTCTGACTTCTTCCACATCATCCCATCTATTAGTCGCAGCATACACATTAGATACAAGAACATAATTTCCTGGATTCTTGGGCTCTAATTCAAGAAGCTTCTTTGCAGCAATTTCTCCTAACTCTTTATTGGAGTATACCTGACAAGCACCAAGGAGAGCACACCAAACGGTAGGTATATCCTCCAAGTTCATTGTTTTTACAATTTGGAATGCCTCATCCAACTGATTTGCACGTCCAAGCAAATCGACTAAACAAGCATAGTGTTCTGGCCAAGGTTCCAATGCGTACTTGCTTTgcattattttgaaaattctttTGCCATCTTCTATTAGTGCGGCATGGCTACATGCACTGAGAACAGCCAAGAAGGTTATGTGATCTGGGAGAATATTTTCCTTCTCCATCCTCGTGAATATATCAATTGCTTTCCTACCACATCCATGTAATCCACAAGCATTTATCATGCTCGTCCAACAAACCATATCTTTgctctttaaataattaaacacCTTATATGAGTTCTCCAGAGTCCCACAGCTGGCATACATATCTATTAGAGAGCTTCTAATGGAATCTTGCAGGAGGAAGCCTTTTCTAACCAAAAATCCATGAATCTCTTTTCCTTTCCGTAAGGAAGATAAATCAGCAGCAGCAGTGAGCATGCTTAGGACTGCAACGGAATCTGCCTCAATTCCCATTTCATTCATACAGAGCATGAGACCAAGAGCCTCATTTGCAAGTCCATTTTGAACATAACTGCACATCATGCTTGTAAAGGACACGACATCTTTAACTTCACTCAACCTAAAAATGCTATTTGCATAGTCCACGTTCCCACAATCTCCATAAACACTCACGAGAGTTTTCTGTATAAAGGGATCATATATTCCTCTTTTAATCACGTAGCAGTGAATTTCTTTTGCAAGTAAGTTGCACCTCAACTCAGTACAAGCAAGGAGGACACTTCCAATCATAAGGGCATCAACATTGCTTCCTTCTACCTGTACCTCGCGAAATAATTGCACGGCCTTCGGGGgaaaattattttgagcataagCAGCAATAATTGTTGTCCAAGAGACATTATCTCTATGCAGCATCCTACCAAAGACGGCGTCCATGTAATCTAATTTACCACACTTGGCATACATATCTACAAGAGTATTGCCAACCTGCAAATCACTATCCAAACCATTGCGCAGTGAAAAGGCATGAATTTCCATCCCATTTAACAAATTTCCCTGTCTTCCAGATGCGACAAGCATACTCATAAGTGAGACGTGGTCAGGTTTCTGACATACATTCTTCATCTCATGAAACAAATTAATCGCTTCATCATAAAGCCCATTTTGTACATATCCTGATATCATGGAATTCCAAGAAATGTTGTCCTTTTCTTGCATATGGAAGAATATTTTAGCAGCTGCATCTAATTTACTGTTTTTAACGTACATCATTAACAAAGCATTCACAACGTATGTATCAAGAGAATAACCCAATTTCAGAACAACAGCATGAATCTCAATCCCAACTTTTCCAAATTTTGTCTCCTCACATGCTTGAATAGCAGCAACAAAAGTATACGTGGTAGGTTCAACACTGGCATTCAGCATTTCCATGAAGAGACTTAAAGCTACCTGATTCATCCCATTTATAGTATAAGCAGAAATCATAGAATTCCATGAAACACTGTCCTCTTTTTCACTCATTCCATTAAACAACAATGTTGCTGCCCTGATATCATTGCACTTGGTGTACATAGTCATAAGTGAGTTCACCACAAAAACATTAGAAATAAGACCAAGTTTTATTGCGACGCCATGTATTTCACTTCCGCAGTACAAAAATTCAAGCTGACTAGTTGCCTTCAATGTACTAGAAAGAGTGTGAGCATCTAACGTAACACCCAAGAAACGCATGTCCCTGTACAACTCAATTGCTCTCACAGGTGCCCCATTTACAACACAAGCACCAATCATAACATTCCAAGTGAAAATGGTTCTTTCAATCATTCTATCAAACACCTTCTGGGCATCACCAATTGACCCACACTTACCATACATTAAAACAATCTTGGTGTTCAAGAAAACTGAATCATCACATGATAAACCCAATTTGAGAACATGGGCATGGATTTGTTGGCCTTGTAGTAAAGCCTTTTCAGATGCACAAATCTCAATTAAATTAGAGAGGGAAAAAACTGATTCTTTGAAGTTGCCTTGCCGGCAAATTTGTTTGAGAGAAGGGGTTATGGCGGGTTTTTGAGAATTGGGTGAGATTTTGAATGTTGGAACTTTATGAGCATTCGTTGCTAAGGTAGGTGGTGATGAGGAAAACATAGAAATGTTTTGGAATATCCCATTGGCAGCCATATTGTTGCATAAGAATATTCCAAGAATCAAATATAGCGGTTGGAAAATGGAGTAGATAATGGTACTCCATCTATCCCATTTTATCTCCCACCATTTAACTTGGCATGGTAAAAAGTTTCGAGGGAAGCCCTTTGGGGATGTTCCAGGGCTAAAAATTATCAGTGGCTTATATTAGAGcaataaaggacatgtatgataTAGTTAAGATTTTGATTAAAATGGTGGGAGGAGACTCTGATATGGGGTTGCATCAGAAATTAattcttacttatttttatttgttttggtaATGGATGAATTGACGTTGTATATTCATGATGAGGTGttatggtgtatgctatttattgatgacatagTACTGATTGATATGGGGTTGCACCAGAAATTGattcttacttatttttatttgctttggtgatggatgaattgACTCTGTGTATTCATGATGAGGTGTtatggtgtatgttatttgttGATGACATAGTACTGATTGATATGGGGTTGCACCAGAAATTAATTCTTACTTATTGTTATTTGctttggtgatggatgaattgACTCTGTGTATTCATGATGAGGTGttatggtgtatgctatttgtTGATGACATAGTACTGATTGATATGGGGTTGCACCAGAAATTAattcttacttatttttatttgctttggtgatggatgaattgACGCTGTGTATTCATGATGAGGTGTtatggtgtatgttat
This DNA window, taken from Solanum dulcamara chromosome 3, daSolDulc1.2, whole genome shotgun sequence, encodes the following:
- the LOC129882791 gene encoding pentatricopeptide repeat-containing protein At3g63370, chloroplastic, which translates into the protein MAANGIFQNISMFSSSPPTLATNAHKVPTFKISPNSQKPAITPSLKQICRQGNFKESVFSLSNLIEICASEKALLQGQQIHAHVLKLGLSCDDSVFLNTKIVLMYGKCGSIGDAQKVFDRMIERTIFTWNVMIGACVVNGAPVRAIELYRDMRFLGVTLDAHTLSSTLKATSQLEFLYCGSEIHGVAIKLGLISNVFVVNSLMTMYTKCNDIRAATLLFNGMSEKEDSVSWNSMISAYTINGMNQVALSLFMEMLNASVEPTTYTFVAAIQACEETKFGKVGIEIHAVVLKLGYSLDTYVVNALLMMYVKNSKLDAAAKIFFHMQEKDNISWNSMISGYVQNGLYDEAINLFHEMKNVCQKPDHVSLMSMLVASGRQGNLLNGMEIHAFSLRNGLDSDLQVGNTLVDMYAKCGKLDYMDAVFGRMLHRDNVSWTTIIAAYAQNNFPPKAVQLFREVQVEGSNVDALMIGSVLLACTELRCNLLAKEIHCYVIKRGIYDPFIQKTLVSVYGDCGNVDYANSIFRLSEVKDVVSFTSMMCSYVQNGLANEALGLMLCMNEMGIEADSVAVLSMLTAAADLSSLRKGKEIHGFLVRKGFLLQDSIRSSLIDMYASCGTLENSYKVFNYLKSKDMVCWTSMINACGLHGCGRKAIDIFTRMEKENILPDHITFLAVLSACSHAALIEDGKRIFKIMQSKYALEPWPEHYACLVDLLGRANQLDEAFQIVKTMNLEDIPTVWCALLGACQVYSNKELGEIAAKKLLELEPKNPGNYVLVSNVYAATNRWDDVEEVRVTMKGKGLKKDPACSWIEVGNKVHTFVAQDKSHPECDKIYEKLAHLTEKLEKEAGYVAQTKYVLHKVDEKEKVKLLRGHSERLAIAYGLLASTDRNPIRITKNLRVCSDCHTFSKLASKYLEREIIVRDAKRFHHFMDGICSCGDFW